A region of Pseudomonas putida DNA encodes the following proteins:
- the bioB gene encoding biotin synthase BioB yields MSASTTATTRHDWSLAEVKALFQLPFNDLLFQAQTVHRAHFDPNRVQVSTLLSIKTGACPEDCKYCPQSGHYNTGLEKQKLMEVQKVLEEAARAKAIGSTRFCMGAAWKHPSAKDMPYVLEMVKGVKAMGLETCMTLGKLDQDQTLALAQAGLDYYNHNLDTSPEFYTSIITTRTYSERLQTLAYVRDAGMKICSGGILGMGESLDDRAGLLIQLANLPEHPESVPINMLVKVAGTPLAEEEDVDPFDFIRMLAVARLLMPKSHVRLSAGREQMNEQMQALAFMAGANSIFYGEKLLTTANPQADKDMQLFARLGIKPEAREEHADEVHQAAIEQALVEQRSSEMFYNAASA; encoded by the coding sequence ATGAGCGCCAGCACAACTGCAACAACACGTCACGACTGGTCCCTGGCCGAGGTCAAGGCGCTGTTCCAGCTACCGTTCAATGACCTGCTGTTCCAGGCGCAGACTGTGCACCGCGCGCATTTCGACCCAAACCGTGTGCAGGTTTCGACCCTGCTGTCGATCAAGACCGGCGCCTGCCCGGAAGATTGCAAATATTGTCCGCAGTCCGGCCACTACAACACCGGGCTTGAAAAACAGAAGCTGATGGAAGTGCAGAAGGTGCTGGAAGAAGCCGCCCGCGCCAAAGCCATTGGTTCAACCCGCTTCTGCATGGGCGCGGCGTGGAAACACCCGTCGGCCAAAGACATGCCCTACGTGCTGGAAATGGTCAAAGGTGTCAAAGCCATGGGCCTGGAAACCTGCATGACCCTCGGCAAGCTCGATCAGGACCAGACCCTGGCCCTGGCCCAGGCCGGCCTCGATTACTACAACCACAACCTCGACACCTCGCCGGAGTTCTACACCAGCATCATCACTACCCGTACCTACAGCGAGCGTCTGCAGACCCTGGCCTATGTGCGCGATGCGGGGATGAAGATCTGCTCGGGTGGCATCCTCGGCATGGGCGAGTCGCTGGACGACCGCGCCGGCCTGCTGATCCAGCTGGCCAACCTGCCCGAGCACCCAGAATCGGTACCGATCAACATGCTGGTCAAGGTGGCTGGCACGCCCCTGGCCGAAGAAGAAGATGTCGACCCGTTCGACTTCATCCGCATGCTGGCAGTGGCCCGCCTGCTGATGCCCAAGTCGCATGTGCGCCTGTCCGCCGGCCGCGAGCAGATGAACGAGCAGATGCAGGCCCTGGCCTTCATGGCAGGCGCCAACTCGATCTTCTACGGCGAGAAGCTGCTGACCACCGCCAACCCGCAAGCCGACAAGGACATGCAGCTGTTCGCCCGCCTCGGCATCAAGCCTGAGGCCCGCGAAGAGCATGCCGATGAAGTGCACCAGGCCGCCATCGAACAGGCGCTGGTCGAACAGCGCAGCAGCGAGATGTTCTACAACGCAGCCTCGGCCTGA
- a CDS encoding ComF family protein: MNCQPNLKSLVYKCTNINQRCLLCDAAAEQAYPLCIACEQELPWLTDYCLRCALPLPMANLTCAQCCRRVPVFHQVIALWHYGFPVDTLISRFKHNRQWPLGRLMAELLGHGLQHRYAEGLQAPDLLLPVPLAKRRLRERGFNQAGMLTRWLSSQLGIACDERVLLRKRETPAQQHLDAKARRRNLRQAFCVTGHGALEGRHVAVVDDVLTTGATAQAIAEVLSRAGARRVDVYCLARTPKPGQM, encoded by the coding sequence ATGAACTGTCAACCCAACCTGAAATCACTGGTTTACAAGTGTACAAATATCAACCAACGCTGTTTGCTATGCGACGCGGCTGCCGAACAGGCGTATCCGTTGTGTATCGCCTGCGAGCAGGAGCTGCCCTGGCTGACAGACTATTGCCTGCGTTGCGCCCTGCCTTTGCCAATGGCCAACCTGACCTGCGCCCAGTGTTGTCGCCGGGTGCCGGTGTTCCACCAAGTCATCGCGCTATGGCACTACGGGTTTCCGGTAGACACCCTGATCAGCCGTTTCAAGCACAACCGCCAGTGGCCTTTGGGGCGGTTGATGGCCGAATTGCTCGGCCATGGTCTGCAACACCGCTATGCAGAAGGCTTGCAAGCACCTGACCTGCTGTTGCCTGTTCCGTTGGCCAAGCGTCGACTGCGTGAGCGCGGCTTCAACCAGGCGGGCATGCTGACGCGCTGGCTGTCGTCGCAGTTGGGCATTGCGTGCGACGAGCGGGTGCTGCTGCGTAAACGCGAGACCCCGGCGCAGCAGCATCTGGATGCCAAGGCCAGGCGGCGCAACCTGCGCCAGGCATTCTGTGTCACCGGCCATGGCGCGTTGGAGGGCAGGCATGTAGCAGTCGTTGACGACGTGCTGACCACCGGTGCCACGGCGCAGGCGATTGCCGAGGTGCTATCCAGGGCCGGGGCACGCAGGGTGGATGTGTATTGCCTGGCGCGCACGCCCAAGCCTGGGCAGATGTAA
- a CDS encoding TOBE domain-containing protein — protein sequence MPLPSLLTQHIARRPHRIALLQHIAEQGSITRAAKAAGISYKAAWDAIDELNNLASQPLVERSTGGRGGGGARLSAEGERVLRLYQRLQALQAQVLEAAEHSSDLDLLGRLMLRTSARNQLQGKVSGLRREGRHDRVSLALGGGLEIEALITHDSTARLELTLGTMVVALLKAGWVQLLGDGDEADAGSNGLKATVEQVLAETDGPSEVRLALGNGQTLCAFAEQDWLARNRVDTASTVRVQFHPSYVLLGVPV from the coding sequence ATGCCCCTGCCCAGCCTCCTTACCCAACACATCGCCCGCCGCCCGCATCGCATCGCGCTGCTGCAGCACATTGCCGAGCAAGGCTCGATCACCCGCGCCGCCAAGGCCGCAGGCATCAGCTACAAAGCTGCCTGGGACGCCATCGACGAGCTCAACAACCTGGCCAGCCAGCCCTTGGTCGAGCGCAGCACCGGCGGGCGGGGCGGCGGCGGGGCGCGGCTTTCGGCCGAAGGCGAGCGCGTGCTGCGGCTGTATCAGCGCTTGCAGGCATTGCAGGCGCAGGTACTGGAGGCGGCCGAACACTCCAGCGACCTCGACCTGCTCGGGCGCCTGATGCTGCGCACCAGTGCGCGCAATCAGCTGCAGGGCAAGGTCAGCGGCCTGCGCCGGGAAGGCCGGCATGATCGGGTAAGCCTGGCACTGGGCGGCGGCCTGGAAATCGAGGCGCTGATTACCCACGACAGCACCGCGCGATTGGAGCTGACATTGGGGACAATGGTCGTGGCGCTGCTCAAGGCAGGATGGGTGCAACTGCTGGGGGATGGCGATGAAGCCGACGCTGGCAGCAACGGCCTGAAGGCAACGGTCGAGCAGGTGCTGGCCGAAACCGACGGGCCCAGCGAGGTGCGGTTGGCGTTGGGTAACGGGCAAACGTTGTGCGCGTTTGCCGAGCAGGACTGGTTGGCACGCAATCGCGTTGATACCGCCAGCACGGTGCGGGTGCAGTTCCATCCTTCTTATGTACTGCTGGGGGTGCCGGTGTAG
- a CDS encoding serine/threonine protein kinase: protein MSHPFDTLTPDLVLDAVESIGFLSDARILALNSYENRVYQVGIEDSQPLIAKFYRPGRWSDEAILEEHRFTAELADCEVPVVAPLQHDGRTLFEHQGFRFTLFPRRGGHAPEPGNLDQLYRLGQLLGRLHAVAATRPFEHREALAVDNFGHASLKTLLEGNFVPRELLPAFESVARDVLKRVEDIYARTPHKAIRLHGDLHPGNLMHRDEVYHVVDLDDCRMGPAVQDLWMMLAGSREERLGQLAELIDGYNEFHDFDPRELPLIEPLRALRQLHHSAWLARRWDDPAFPRSFPWFGQPRYWGDQILALREQMAALDEPPLKLF from the coding sequence ATGTCCCACCCCTTCGACACCCTCACCCCCGACCTGGTCCTGGACGCCGTGGAAAGCATTGGCTTTCTTAGCGATGCCCGCATCCTGGCCCTGAACAGCTACGAGAACCGCGTCTACCAGGTGGGCATCGAAGACTCACAGCCGTTGATCGCCAAGTTCTACCGCCCAGGCCGCTGGAGCGACGAGGCCATCCTCGAAGAACACCGCTTCACCGCCGAGCTTGCCGATTGTGAAGTGCCCGTGGTCGCACCTCTGCAGCACGATGGCCGAACGCTGTTCGAACACCAGGGTTTCCGCTTCACCCTGTTCCCCCGCCGCGGCGGCCATGCGCCGGAGCCCGGCAACCTCGACCAGCTGTATCGCCTCGGCCAGTTGCTCGGCCGCCTGCACGCCGTTGCAGCGACACGCCCGTTCGAGCATCGCGAAGCGCTGGCTGTAGACAACTTCGGCCACGCGTCACTGAAAACCCTGCTGGAGGGCAACTTCGTACCGCGAGAATTGCTACCCGCTTTCGAGTCTGTTGCCCGCGACGTACTGAAACGGGTCGAGGATATCTACGCCCGTACCCCACACAAGGCAATCCGCCTGCACGGCGACCTGCACCCGGGCAACCTGATGCATCGCGACGAGGTCTATCACGTCGTTGACCTCGACGACTGCCGCATGGGCCCGGCGGTGCAAGACCTGTGGATGATGCTTGCCGGCAGCCGCGAGGAACGCCTCGGCCAGTTGGCAGAGCTGATCGACGGTTACAACGAATTCCATGACTTCGACCCGCGCGAGCTGCCCCTGATCGAGCCTTTGCGAGCCCTGCGCCAGTTGCATCACAGCGCCTGGCTGGCACGCCGCTGGGACGACCCGGCCTTCCCGCGCAGCTTCCCGTGGTTTGGCCAACCTCGCTACTGGGGCGACCAGATTCTCGCACTGCGCGAGCAGATGGCTGCACTGGATGAGCCGCCGCTGAAGTTGTTCTAA
- the rarD gene encoding EamA family transporter RarD, with product MHAANPQRGYILGLSAYIIWGLFPLYFKAIQSVPAVEIIVHRVLWSALFGSLLLLVWKHPGWWRELRDNPRRLAILALSGALIAGNWLTYVWSVNNGRMLEASLGYYINPLINVLLGMLILGERLRRLQWLAVAMATVGVAQQVWQVGSLPWVSLVLALSFGFYGLIRKQAPVAALPGLVVETWMLVPLALGWLLLHPAAMSAQGAFYTSSEALWLMAAGPVTLVPLVCFNAAARHLPYTTLGFLQYLAPTLVLLQAVLLFDEHLSSSTLVAFMFIWAGLAIYSVDAWLNLRKRR from the coding sequence ATGCACGCCGCAAACCCGCAACGCGGGTACATCCTGGGCCTCAGTGCCTACATCATCTGGGGCCTGTTCCCCCTGTACTTCAAAGCGATCCAGAGCGTGCCAGCGGTGGAGATCATCGTCCACCGGGTACTCTGGTCGGCCCTGTTCGGATCGCTCCTGCTACTGGTATGGAAGCACCCCGGCTGGTGGCGCGAACTGCGCGACAACCCGCGCAGGCTGGCTATCCTGGCATTGAGCGGGGCGCTGATCGCCGGTAACTGGCTGACGTACGTATGGTCAGTAAACAATGGCCGCATGCTCGAAGCCAGCCTGGGCTACTACATCAACCCGTTGATCAACGTGCTGCTGGGCATGCTCATCCTCGGCGAGCGCCTGCGCCGCCTGCAATGGCTGGCGGTGGCCATGGCAACGGTGGGGGTGGCCCAGCAGGTGTGGCAGGTGGGCAGTCTGCCGTGGGTCTCGCTGGTACTGGCGCTGAGCTTCGGCTTCTATGGGTTGATCCGCAAACAGGCACCGGTGGCGGCGCTGCCGGGTCTGGTGGTGGAAACCTGGATGTTGGTGCCACTGGCCCTTGGCTGGCTGTTACTGCACCCCGCCGCGATGAGCGCGCAGGGCGCGTTCTATACCAGCAGCGAAGCGCTGTGGTTGATGGCGGCAGGGCCGGTGACCCTGGTGCCGCTGGTGTGTTTCAACGCCGCCGCGCGCCATCTGCCGTACACCACGCTGGGCTTCTTGCAGTACCTGGCGCCGACCCTGGTGTTGCTGCAGGCGGTGTTGCTGTTTGACGAGCATTTGTCGTCGAGCACGCTGGTGGCGTTCATGTTCATCTGGGCGGGTTTGGCGATCTATAGCGTCGATGCCTGGCTGAATTTGCGCAAGCGGCGCTGA